Proteins from a genomic interval of Arachis hypogaea cultivar Tifrunner chromosome 10, arahy.Tifrunner.gnm2.J5K5, whole genome shotgun sequence:
- the LOC112716269 gene encoding uncharacterized protein produces MEELKLPLKQSLEGKEKEQGEAAEHSSVKNDTTAKEVNPSRDRKRRRKKEKKQGEAAEHKGYQISVDNCSRQTDAPSEKINSSLKPKRERKEKKPVEAVEHKDKDPDVSLGKSTPNTDMHNKFSNIDATREDVSSSSKRKKKRKKKKQEKAVEDKGPHATPDKNSRKIDDTAEDSLHISPALPNPLGSQDIVECSSKKRNKRRKRQKTKYNAVESIVNTNDVPKDTFSSKFCTPALHMPSEHPIQFGSADPIRGQSCAETNICQQDNDKGDQHIPIKEAENTSGEYVVKDISRSYNSKNKLLILDMNGLLADFVKKVPQGSKSPDFKIYGGRKGSIKVFKRPFCDEFIQFCLDRFHVGVWSSRKKKNLGRAVNQIFGESASKLLFQWDRSHCTKTGSCTLEDKFKPIVFKELRKLWEKVDASLPWKKGEFNESNTLLLDDSPYKALLNPRNTAIFPNPYHIDDVDDTSLGLGGDLHMYLEGLAGAENVQEYVASHPFGQKAITETHPSWDFYRKVIEAVKRNKIAAQMRAMSRGQLKSSTVTGENTVHLLPAAGDPPQEPTALVASATGDPQLTKAPPPPTTRDTLQLTDPVLLPSTATAAMLP; encoded by the exons ATGGAGGAATTAAAATTACCATTGAAGCAGAGTCTGGAAGGAAAGGAAAAGGAACAAGGTGAAGCTGCTGAACATTCTTCTGTGAAGAATGATACTACTGCAAAAGAAGTGAATCCATCACGGGATCGGAAAAGgcggagaaagaaagagaagaaacaagGTGAAGCTGCTGAGCATAAAGGTTATCAGATTTCAGTGGATAATTGTTCGCGGCAGACTGATGCCCCTTCTGAGAAGATAAATTCATCACTGAAGCCAAAAAGggaaagaaaggagaagaaaccgGTTGAAGCTGTtgagcataaagataaagatccTGATGTTTCACTTGGTAAATCTACTCCAAATACTGATATGCATAATAAATTTTCTAATATTGATGCTACTAGAGAGGATGTAAGTTCATCATCAAAgcggaaaaagaagagaaagaagaagaaacaagaaaaagctgTTGAAGATAAAGGTCCTCATGCTACACCGGATAAGAATTCTCGGAAGATTGATGATACAGCAGAGGATTCGTTACACATATCCCCAGCTTTACCTAATCCGTTAGGCTCCCAAGATATTGTAGAATGTAGTTCTAAGAAGAGAAACAAAAGAAGGAAACGGCAGAAGACAAAATATAATGCTGTTGAAAGCATTGTCAACACTAATGATGTGCCAAAAGATACCTTTTCATCAAAATTTTGTACACCtgccttgcatatgccttcagaACATCCAATTCAATTTGGGTCCGCTGATCCTATAAGAGGACAATCTTGTGCGGAGACAAATATTTGTCAGCAAGACAATGACAAAGGGGATCAGCATATACCAATAAAGGAAGCGGAAAACACCAGTGGGGAGTATGTTGTTAAAGACATAAGCCGGTCCTACAACTCAAAGAATAAGCTTCTTATCCTTGACATGAATGGACTTCTAGCTGACTTTGTCAAAAAGGTTCCTCAAGGAAGTAAAAGTccggattttaaaatttatgggGGAAGAAAAGGGTCGATAAAAG TTTTCAAGAGGCCCTTCTGTGATGAGTTTATACAGTTTTGTCTTGACAGGTTTCATGTGGGTGTTTGGTCATCTAGAAAGAA GAAAAATCTTGGTAGAGCAGTCAACCAAATTTTTGGGGAATCAGCATCCAAACTGCTCTTTCAATGG GATCGGTCCCACTGTACGAAAACAGGATCTTGTACCCTTGAGGACAAATTCAAGCCAATTGTGTTCAAGGAACTTCGAAAGTTATGGGAAAAAGTGGATGCCAGTCTTCCATGGAAGAAGGGAGAGTTTAATGAGTCAAACACATTATTGTTGGATGACTCCCCTTACAAAGCATTACTGAATCCT AGGAACACAGCAATATTTCCCAATCCTTACCATATTGATGATGTTGATGACACATCACTAG GGCTGGGAGGTGATCTTCATATGTACCTTGAAGGGCTGGCTGGGGCTGAGAATGTTCAAGAGTATGTGGCATCACATCCATTTGGCCAAAAGGCCATAACCGAAACACACCCGTCTTGGGATTTCTATCGCAAAGTTATTGAAGCAGTTAAACGCAACAAAATTGCTGCTCAGATGCGGG CTATGTCTAGGGGACAATTGAAGAGCTCCACCGTAACAGGCGAAAATACTGTCCATTTGCTGCCTGCTGCCGGCGATCCTCCACAAGAGCCCACAGCACTTGTTGCTAGTGCCACCGGTGATCCTCAGTTGACCAAGGCGCCACCACCTCCCACTACCCGAGATACACTACAATTGACTGATCCAGTGCTACTTCCTTCCACAGCCACTGCGGCAATGCTTCCTTAA